The genomic DNA ATGACGCGGTCACGGCGCAGTCTGCCACGGGAACTTGCCAAGGGCCCACCATCTGATCGCGATGGATGAGACCGGTCACGGTGCGGTCGCCGATAGTGATGAGAAAGGTCTTGTCCGCTACGGTGGGGTGCGAAAGCACGCGCTTGGCGGCTTCCTCCAGGGTCACGCCATCAAGCTTTAGGGCTTCCTGCGGGCGCTTGAGCGATTTCTCGCTGCGATGCATGCGCGGCGGTTTTCCCAACAACACGTCCAACGGCAGGTCGATGGGACGGTTGCCGAAATGCGGGTCGTCGAGAATGAGCTGTCGCTCGTCGGTAGCCTCGCCGATGATGGCGTAGGGGCAGCGTTCGCGCTTGCAGATGGCCTCGAAGGCCTCGATGCGGTCGGCCGGAATGGCCATGACGTAGCGCTCTTGCGACTCGTTGCACCAAATTTCTAGCGGGCTCATGCCTGGCTCGTCGTTGTTGATCTTGCGCAGGTCGAAAATGCCGCCCTTGCCGGCGTCGTTGACCAGCTCCGGCATGGCGTTGGAAAGTCCGCCCGCCCCGACGTCGTGGATGAAGGCGATGGGATTTTCCGCGCCCAGGGCCCAGCAGCGGTCGATGACTTCCTGGCAGCGACGCTCCATCTCCGGGTTGTCGCGCTGCACGGAGGCGAAATCGAGATCCTCGTTGCCCGAGCCGCTATCGATGGAGCTGGCTGCCCCGCCGCCCAGGCCGATGAGCATGGTCGGGCCGCCGAGAACGACCAGCTTGTCGCCAGCGTTGACGATGCCCTTTTCGATGTGCTCGTGGCGAATGTTGCCCAAGCCGCCCGCCAGCATGATGGGCTTGTGGTAGCCGACTAGCTCTAGCGGCTTGTCGTTAGAGCCCATTTGAGATTTCAAATCTGAACTTTCAGATCTGGCCGGGACGGCCATTTCGAACGTGCGGAAATATCCCAGGATGTTAGGACGACCAAATTCGTTGTTGAAGGCGGCGCCACCAAGCGGTCCGTCGATCATGATATCGAGAGCGGACACGATGCGCTCCGGCTTGCCAAAGTCCTTTTCCCAAGGCTGCGGGGCGTCGGGTAGTTTGAGATTGGATACGGTGAAACCAGTGAGACCCGCTTTGGGCTTAGAGCCGATGCCGGTGGCCCCTTCGTCGCGGATTTCGCCTCCGGAACCGGTGGCGGCGCCTGGAAACGGCGAGATGGCGGTCGGGTGGTTGTGGGTCTCCACCTTGCAGAGGATGGCGATGTCCTCCAGCGAGGGGGCGTAGGTGTTGGTCTTGGGATCGGCGAAAAAGCGATTCCCCTTTGAGCCTTCGAAGACCGCGGCGTTGTCCTTGTAGGCGGACAGGATGCCTTCGCTGCGCATCTCGAAGGTGTTTTTGATCATCTTGAAGAGCGACTTCTCCTGAGCTTGCCCATCGATGTCCCACGAGGCGTTGAAGATCTTGTGGCGGCAGTGCTCGGAGTTGGCTTGGGCGAACATCATCAGCTCCACATCCACCGGATCCCGGCCGAGCTTCTGGAAGTTTTCCACCAGGTAGTCGATCTCGTCTTCGGCCAGGGCCAGTCCGAGGGACTTGTTGGCTTCGACGAGGGCATCGCGGCCGCCGGAGATGACCGGCACCGTGGTGAAGGGCTTGGGCTCCTCGTGGCGGAAAAGCACGGACAGTTCCTCCTGACTGCCGAAGACCGCCTGGGTCATTCGATCGTGCAGCTTGGCGTCGAGGGCTTTGAGTTGGGCGTCATCGAGGTCTGCTGCGCCTTCGGTTTCCACCCAAAACGCCACGGCCCGCTCCACGCGCTCCAGCTTGGTCAGACCGCAGATGCGAGCGATGTCGGTGGCCTTCGAAGACCAGGGAGAAAGCGTGCCTGGGCGCGGGGCCACCACGCGCAAGAGTCCCTTCGGCTCGTGGGACTCGATTTTCGGTCCGTAGGTGAGCAGTTTCTTGAGGACGTCGAGCTCCTGATCATCGAGTTCGCCATCGATCTCGGCCACGTGCACGAACTCGGCATAGATGCTTCGCACGGGGAGGTTGGCTGAGCGGAGTGCTGCGATCAGCTTTTGCAGACGAAAGTCCGAATGGGAGGGAGCGCCACGGAGGATTATCATAACGCAGGCAAACTGAGAGCTTCCCCCTCCACCGACAAGCGCGGAGTGCGCAAATTCCGCCGCTCGCGCCCGCAGCGCGAGCAAACGTTTAGCATCTGTAAAAGGTGCCCTCGACCTTTGCGTTTCGCTTTACAAGCTCCATCCTAATGACTGAAGCAAAGGGAAACGCCTAGCCAGTTATCGCGGAGCTCGGACGCGGGTTCCAATCCAACAGACATGCCATATCGACTCACATGGGAGCGCCGAACGGTGTTCTTCGACTATTTTGGGGACGTAACCTCGCAGGATCTGCTCGAAAGCAACCAGATCGTCTACGGGGACGAGCGATTCGACAAGCTGCTCTGGCAGGTGGTCAGCTTCGAAAAAGCGGAAGCCATTTCCCATTCCGCCGCCTATGTGAAGCGCATCGCCTACATGGACAAGGCCGCGGCTCGCTCGAATCCCAATATCACGGTGGCTTTCGTGGGAAACTCCCCTGCGCTCGACCAGATTGGTAGCGAGTATATCGATGTGGCCTCCGAGCCGGCCTGGGACGTGGTCCATTTCTCGACCTTGGACGAAGCGAAGGCCTACATTGCCACAGCCATCCAAGAGCGGGAGCATCGATCCTCGCCCACCAAGAGCGCGCCGCCAAGCCAAAGCTAAGTCCAGATCGGTTCGTAACGCCCGCCATGCTGATAAAAAAGGCGTAAAGCGGAGCGAGACCGAAGCGATCCAGGACCGCAACGGGTCAACGCCAGCTCCCGCTGTCCGATACAGAAGGTGCGACCATGCCCTCGGAGACTCAGAAACCCCATCAAATCCCCGCCGAGATCGTCCTGCAGCTCAACAGCCAGCTGGACGCTTTGCTACGCCTGCATTCGCAAATCGGGCTGGAACTGTGCAAGGACGCCTTGGAAGTCCTCTCCGACTACGCTTTCGTCGCGTCGCCCAAAGGAGACATCACTTTCGCCAACGCCGCGCTGAGCAAGCTCATCGGAGACAACCCCACCCGCCCCTACACCTGGCTCGCTTCGCCCCTGAGAAACGTCGAGCTGCGCTCCAGCGCCACAGGCCTGGTCTGGATTCCCAGCCTCGGCCGCTCCAGCATCCCTGGCTACCTCGTCACGCGCCCCCACCAGGAAATGCTTTTGGGCATCATCCGGCCCTGTTCGCCCGAGGATCTCGGAAGCGAGGAATCCGCCAGCGCCGCCAGCTCGCTGCAATGCTGCCTGGAGCTCATCGAAATGAGTTCCGACGGGCTCGCCGCCATCGACGCCGCGGGAGTCATCGAATTCGCCAACCAAGCCTTCGCCACCCACCACGGCTCGCTGTCCCCTGCGTCACTGCTCGGCAAGCCGTGGCGCGCCCTACTCGCCGACGAAGCCGCCAAGCGCTTCGACTCCGAGATCCTGCCATCCATGGAGTTCAGCGGAAACTGGAGTGGCGCGCTGATGCGGGATGCGGAACGCCAAAACGACCTGTCCATCGAGCACAGCTTCGTCCTGCGTCCCCACGGCGGCGCGCTGATCTGCAGCAAAGGAACCACCCGTGGACAGACCAGCGAAACGCCTGCCGACGACATTCGCCAAGAGACCGAGCAGCTCTACAAGCAGCTAGACCAGGCCATCGCCAAGGCCAACCAGTCCGCCTTGGAGGCAGAACTGGCAAACCAGGCCAAAAGCGCCTTCCTCGCCTCCATGAGCCATGAAATCCGCACCCCCATGAACGCGGTCATCGGGCTGACCAACATCCTGCTGGAAACCGAACTCGACAAGGAGCAGAAAGACTTTCTGGAAACCATCCGGGCCAGCGGCGACTCCCTGCTGGTGCTGATCAACGACATCCTGGATTTTTCCAAAATCGAATCCGACAAGCTGGAATTGGAATCCGAGCCGATCGACCTCAGGGCCTGCGTCGAGGAAGCCCTTGATCTACTGGCGGAAAAGGCCAGCGCCAAAGGGCTGGAGCTTTGCTACGAAGCCCATCCGGAAGTGCCGTTCAGCGTTCTCGGCGACGTGACTCGACTCCGCCAAATCCTCGTCAACCTGCTGGGAAACGCCGTCAAGTTCAGCGAAACCGGGCAGATCGAAGTCCTGATTCGCCCTCGGGAAACCTCCGCCGAAGCCTGCGCCATCGAATTCGAAGTGCGCGACTCGGGCATCGGCATCCCCAAGGACAAGCAGGACCGCCTCTTCAAATCCTTCAGCCAGGTCGACTCCTCCACCACGCGAAAGTACGGCGGCACCGGGCTCGGACTAGCCATTTCGAAAAAGCTCTCGGAGCTGATGGGCGGACGCATGTGGCTGAAAAGCGAAGCGGGCGAAGGCGCCTCCTTCTTCTTCACCATCGTGGCTCCTGCCACAAAACCCGTCCACTATTCGCCCCAGCAGGACAATGAAGGGCGCCGCTTGCTCAGCGGCAAACCGGTGCTTCTGATCGAGCCCAATCCCACGCTTCGAGCCAAAATCCTCCGCACATTGACCCTCTGGAGAGCAGTGGCGCGCACCGCCGCAGACGGTCAGACAGCCGCGCAGATGATGCGCAAGCAGGCCTACGCCTTGGTCCTGTGCGACAGCAGCGTGGACGCCACCCCGATCTTCGCCGCAAACCTGCGCCCACCCCCGGATCCGGCGCGGCCCAAGCCGCGCCTGGTGCAGCTCACACCGTTTGGGAAACGCCCCACGTCCGACCGGTGGGACGGAAGCGTCGCGAAACCGATTAAACTCGGAAGCCTGCTCGAGGCCCTCGGGGCCGCCCTGAAATGCGAAGATGTCACCTCGCTCAAGGTCGCCAAACCGCACAGCGACACCCGCGACCTCGGCAAACGGTTTCCCCTAAAAATCCTGCTGGCCGAGGACAACCCGGTGAACCAGAAGGTCGGACGCCTCATTCTCAAGCAGATCGCCTACAGCTGCGACCTAGCAGAGGACGGGACCCAGGTCCTCGAGGCCCTCGAAACCACCTCCTACGACGTGGTGCTCATGGACATCCAAATGCCCGAGCTCGACGGCTACGAAACCACTCGCGAGATCATCCATCGCTTTCCGCCCGAGCGCCGTCCCTACATCATCGCTCTCACCGCGAACGCCATGCAGGGCGATCGCGACCAGGCCCTGGCCGCCGGCATGCAGGACTACCTCAGCAAGCCCATCCGCGTGAACGAAATCGCCACCGCCCTCGAGAAAGCGTACCACCTGAGCCTCGATCAGGCCAACTGACGTCCCCACCGCCTGCCCAGACCGTTTTTCAAAATCGCTACTCCTCCAACAAACGGTAGCCGCCACCAGAGTCAAAAACCACTCGGACCAGCAGATCGCCGCGCACGAAGTGGCCGCTCTCCGCAGCTGGCTTGAAACGGGAGCGCTTCAGCAGATTCACCGCCATCTGTCCCGCGTCAGGGTTGGTAGAGGCCAGCACCAAATGGTCCACGCTGAAACCGCTATCATTGACGCCCAAGGCGACCAAGGCTTCGCAACCCGCAAGGCTTGGACGAACCTCGGCCGGCAGGTCCGCATCAGGCAGGCGGTCCAAGGCGGGAGCTCGACTGCCATGGTAGTTCAAGGCGATCGGCGCCCGGCGCCGCTTTCCCAGCTCCTGCTGAGTGAGCGCGTAGTAGATCTCCTGACCGGCGGAGAAGAAATGATAGTAGTAGACGCCACGGTTGATTTCCACTCCGAGCTGAGGATCGATCTCGATCCGCTGCACCCGGCCCGCCTTCAAGTCCTCGATCCCATAGGGCAGAAGAAACTCCCGGCCATCCTGCGAAAACAGGCGCAGCACCACGTAGCAGTCCTCGTAGTCGCGACTGGCTTTGACCTTTGTGGAAAACACGAAGCGCGTGCTTCGCTTGCCCTCGGAAACGTAACCTTGCGGGCGATTGACCTCCAAATAGCCTTCGGAAAAAGAGTCCGCCTCCTCGAAGAAGAAACGACCCGACTCCAGAGGCACCATTCCGTATCCAGAATTCACTACACAGTAGCTTTTCTCCAAGGCGTAGACGTCGAGCCGGCCTTCCCCCGCGTACGGGTCGGGAATCATCAGCCGATGCTGAGCGAACAGATCAATAAAGCCGACCATCGCGAAGGCGACCGTCGACAGCAAAAGACGACGACGCCGGCGCGTCGTCTCTAGAGAGTGACGAGTAAACATAAGAAACGAGATCTCCGTGAAGCTAGGGGGTAGCTGGAGAAGGCAAAGGGTTTTGGGTGTCAGCTCGTCCGCCGCAAAAATTCAGGCGGCCTCGCCAACTGGGGGACCTCGGCACGGGAGTGACGAAGCGAGTGGAAACGTGACACAGATTGACCCGAAAATCAAGAACTGGCGCTGGATCGTAAAACCCCGTGCTCGATTTTACCGGCTATTCGCCAAAATGACGTAGCAAGGCCTCGAATACGAAAGCCGCGTACAGGGCTGGCAACGATTTCACCTCTTCCCCACCCACTAGGCGTTTTCCCTCGTAGTCGCCCAAAGCCGCCCATTGGTAGACCGCTTTGCTGTTGGCGGTCCATGGCTCCAGGAAAACAACCGGACAGTCGAAGACCCGGTTGGCGAGAAGGTTTCGAGCCCAGATGTAGCCTTCCTCGTCCATCGAAATCGCATTGTCTCCAGAATACTGATACGGCGGAAGACCGGTCGCTTCGACCATCGTACGCGCCATGGTTCGCGCCAAGGCGATCTCCTGCTCGTGGTAGCCGTTGACGATGCGCCAGACCATCTCGAAACGCTGAGCGTCGTCCGCCACCTCGCTGGGCAGGTAGCAGCCGTTCACCAGCACGTGCAAATCGTTCTGGTCCACCAAGCTGGGATTCTCGGGATCCGGCCAGCCTACGGCATTGACGTGCAGAGCCAGGGCCAGATCGGGCCGTATCATCCAATTCAGGCGTCGGGCTCGGGCCCGGATTTCCCCATCTCGATAAAAGAGCCGCTCCGCCAAGAGGTTTCGCTGTTCCTCGTACGTTTCCTCGGATTCCGAAAGGCCGGACTCCGCCAATCGCCGATCCGCTTCCGCGAAATAGTCCTCGGCCCGATAGCGCGTCGCCGGCTGATCGTCCTCGCGCGTCAACCAGACCTCCGCCCCTCGCTCGCTCAGCAGCGCCCTCAAGCGCTTCGCCGTCGCTAGGGTGAGATCGCCCTCCCGCACCGCCTCTCCGTCTCCGATGGCGAAATGGCGACGCTCCATCTCCGCCCATCGCCCGCCCAAGTGGCCTGGGTCGATGGCGATCTTCAAGCCGCCAAGGCCGGAGCTTCTCCGCGTCGGCTCCGTCTCACCCGACCTGGCGAACGCCAAGTAGTACGCCTCCGATTCGTCGGCGCTGCGGCGTATCCACACGCCCCCTTCATCGAAGCGCATCCAGTCCTCCCAACGCCCGCCCGGAGCGTAGATTTCCCGAAGCTCCCGCTCGAAATCGGCCCGTTCCACCCGACCTTGAAACGCCTCCAAGCGCTCCCAGTCCACAGGCAGTTTCAGCTGCTCCGCGGGTTCGGCCCAAAGGGCGACCGTCATCATGCAGCAACAAGCAAAGCTGGCAAATCTCAGCATCATGCCCAGCCTGCTATGGCGAATCGTCAAGTCCATCGAAATTGCGCGGACTCGACCCAGGAAAAACCAGTTTCATGACTTCCAAGGAAAAGCAAAGCGCCAAGCCCGAAACTCGTCTCGATCGGCTCTACGACCTCATCAACGGAGAGGAGGAAACTCGCGTCTGCCGCGACATTCCCGAATCGGCCTGCAAGCACCTGCCGCGAAACTACTTCGCCTACCTCGCCTCCAACATCTTCAGCAAGATCGGAGACGAGCTGAGCAGCGCCCGACTGGTGCTCCCGTGGCTCTTCAGCGCTCTCGGCGCGCCGGCCAGCCTGATCGGCTTCATCGTGCCGCTGCGCGAGGCGGGAGTGCTGATCCCGCAACTGGCGGTCGCCGCCTACCTGCGGCGCATGCCGGTGCGCAAGCGGGCTTGGTTGCTGGGCGGGGTCGTTTCCGGCCTCTGCTTGCTGGGCATCGGGCTCTTCTCCTCCAAGTTCCAAGGAGCTCAGGCCGGCTTCTTCGCCCTGGCCCTGCTGACCGTCTACAGCGTAGGCCGCGGGATCTGCTCCGTTTCCGCTAAGGACGTCATCGGAAAAACCGTATCCAAAAAGCGACGCGGCACCCTTATGGGCTACAGCTCCAGCGTATCCAGCGCGGCCCTACTAGCCCTCGGGCTCTGGCTAGCCTTTCTGCAAAGCAGCTCGCAGGGCGAATCGCTCTCCTACTCCCTGCTGACCTACGCTGGATTCCTGTGGCTAGCCTCCTTGCTCTGCTTCTCCCTCATCAAGGAGGAGCCTGGAGCCACCGACGGAAGCGGAAGCGCCTGGAAAGCGGCTGTGGAGAACATGTCTCTGCTGAAAACAGACAAGGTGTTTCGCCACTACCTGCTGACGCGCGGCCTCCTGCTCAGCGTGGCCCTCGCTCCCCCCTACTACGCCCTGCTCTCCCAGCAGCGCGGCGAAAATGCCAGCGCCCTCGGCCTCCTCATCGTGGCAGGCGGTCTCGCGGGCACGGTCAGCGGACCGATCTGGGGCAAGCTCGCCGATCGCTCCAGTCGCCTGACCATGGTTTTCGGCGCGCTGGGAGCGGGAGCGCTCGGCATCGGCATCTACGCCGCCGATCTAGGGATCGGCCCGTCCTGGGCTTCCCAAAGCTGGGTTCAAGCAAGCCTCTTCTTTGGCGTAAACGTCTGCTACGGCGGCGTGCGCCTAGGACGAAAAGCCTACCTGGTGGATATGGTCAGCGGCGACAAATCGGGATACGTCGCGGTGGGCAACACTCTCACCGGCGCCGCCCTGCTGTTGCTCGGCAGCATCGGCGCCCTGGCGGATGCGATCGGTGCCAGCGGGGCCATCGCCATGCTGGCGCTGCTGGCTTTCGCCGGCGCCGCCAGCGCCTTTCGCCTGAAGGAGGTCAGCGGCTAAGCGCTCCGCGCACAAAAAAAAGGGGGAGATCGCTATGATCTCCGCCCTGAAGCAAAACTAACCTATGCAAATCTTCTATTCTTCCAGCACTGGAGGCACCGAAGGCAAAACGGGCGCTACCGAGGGCTCCGTGGCTTCGTCTTCGGACCAGCTCTGCTGAGCTTGGTTTTGCTGCTCCAGGCTCGCCTTGATGGCCCCTGCGACTCCAAATCCTGCCCCGATACCGGCAGGCACCGCCACCAGGATGTCCTTGTAACTGTATTCCGAATACATCTCAGTGACCAAGGCGTTTTCCGCCAAATAGGTCGCATTGGCGCTGGGCTTCAGCAAATCGCCCACCACCAGATCGGCGACGCTTCGAATGAGCGGAGCGAATTGGGCGAGTTCGTTCTGCGTCTCCAGCATGGACATCACTGGCTCCAGGTCGAACCCGCCGCTGTATCCATAAAACTGAGCTTTCGCAGGCAGCTTGCTTGCCACCCGCTGAAAGGCTTCCGATTCAGCCAAAACTTCCGCCTCGGCAAATGCCGATACCCAATCTTCGTCTGTATAGAGGACCAAGTCGTCGCTGCCCTTCGGCAGGTGGACAAAGAGGCCAATTGGCAGGTCCTGCACGAGGTGAGACAAGTTCGCCGTGCGCCCATCTTTCGTATCCACGAAACTGATCTGCATCGGCAGCAACGCTGGCTCCAGACGCTTAACCAAGGCGCCCGCATCGGCAAATCGGGTCCATACCATGGTCTTTGGATTCTGAAGGTTGGAAAAGTCCTGCCCTAGGATCAGATCGATGCGACCGGAAAGGGCCGTGATGAGTTCTCCCGCTAACACATCGGATCCCGGGATCGGCTGGGATAAGCCCTGCTGCAGCATGCCATCGCCCATCGGCCCCATGACCACACCCGCCAGCTCCTGCAGCATTTCCTGCACGCCGAGCAAGTTGAGGTTTCCTGAAATCACGGTAGCCGCGTCAGCAGGGGCGCTCTTCGCTAGATCGAAGGCGATGGGCTCGCCCTGGTTGAGAGCCATCAGGCCTTTTGGCGCTCCATCGAGCAAGGAAACCGACTTGTTTCGGACCAATCCATCGTCCAGCTCGCTGGAACTCAAGGCCCACGCCCTTAGGGAGCCGAACCCGAGCGCCTCGAAGATGACCGGGAAATCCAAAGGAAACGGCGGCACGTCCGGATTGGCAGCGGCGAAGTCCTGATAGATGACGTTGAGCTTTTCGCCGATGGCCTGACCATCCCCATCGAAATCCAGATAGGCGATGAAGGGTCCATCCAGATCGATGTGCTGAGAGGCTTCCTGGAAGGAGTTTTCAGCGTTGGCAGTTGAGAGGGCGATCAGCGCGGCGACGCTCGCGCAGGCGGTTTTAGAGAGAAGTGATTTCATTTGCTTTGCATATACTCGGACGCAAGCAAATCCGTTACACCCATATTTCAAATCTCTCGCTGCGTTCCCACCCCGAGGACGCCTCGTCGGATGGCAGCAAACACGCCCTCCCTAAACAAAACAAAAGGCGAAGGACCACGCCTTCGCCTTTTGCTTTTTGACTGTACTACCTATTATAAACTAAGTCGATGAGACAGCGGGCTCCCCCGCCGAAAGCCGATCAAGTCTTCGCGACCAGAGAGCCGAGGATCGAAAGAAACTCGTCCATCTGCTCCTTGGTGCCGATGCTCACGCGAGCCCATTGCTGGTACTTCTGTTCCGGTACGCCGGATACGCGGGAGCCGCTGATCAGCACCCCATTTTCAGCCATGGTGTCGCGCAGCAGTTGCTGGTCAATGCCGGACTTGAAGTAGATGAAAGCTCCGTCTGGCTTGGCGTATTCGATACCGAGCGCGTCCAGAGATTCGCAAACGTAGTTGCGCACGGACTTGTAGTTCTGCACGTTCATGGCCAAGTGTTCGGTATCTTTGATGGCCTCGCACGCCGCGATCGCGGACAGGTAGCTTGGAGGCCCCATGTAGAAGTCGCTGATCTTTTCCAGGATGTCAGGATGAGCGATTCCGTAGCCGATACGGAAGCCAGCGAGGCCATAGCTCTTGGAGAAGGTACGCGTGACCATGACGTTCTTGCGCATCTTGACCAGTGGCGAGCACGTGGCCATGGAGAAGTTCGTGTCGGACAATTCCAAATACGCTTCGTCGACGAAGACCAGAATGTCTTCCGGAATCGACATGACGAACTTCTTGAGCTCCAGCGAATCGGCCAGCACGCCAGTGGGATTGTTGGGATTGCAGATGTAGACGATCTTGGTGTTTTCATCGATGGCCGCTCCGAGCGCCTCGAAATCGTACCCCATGTCCTCCGACAAGGCAGCGTACTTGACATCGCCACCACGCTCTTCGAACTTTCGAACCAGCTGCGTGTACCCCATCTCGGTAGTCACCACATTGGCGCCCGGCTCCGCGTAGGCAAGCGCGGTCATCATCAGAAGTGGACCGGACCCGGCCGTCGTTAGTATGTAGTCAGCGGATACACCTTCCTTCTTGGCGCAGAGGGCTACCAGTTCCGCGACGTTGTTGCGGTTGTAGTAGCTCCCGCTATCGATCGCTTCCAGCATGGCCTCCTTCGCGTTCGGGGTGTAGCCGAAGGCGTTTTCGTTGCTGCTGAGGCGGATCGGGCTGTTCTCTAGGGTAGGAGCAGCTTCGATGGCGAAGGCCCCGGCACTGAGGAGGCTGAGGCAAGCAGCTGGAGCGATCCAGCGGCGAAGTCGTCTTTCGACGGTTTGAGACATCTTTTTCATTTGGCTAGTTGGTGTTCGTTCAGGAACAAGCCCAGAGAGGTTCGACCACTACGCTACATGCGCAGAGCCGCTTGTTCGACGCGCAGGAGATAGTCGGCAACGTAGTCGCGTGGATCGATTTGCTGAGCCTGTCGCAAATACTTGGCAGCGGAGCCGTAGTCGCGCTTGGTCACGTTAAGCTGGGCGAGAGAGAGCAGGGCCTTGTGGGCGTAGGCGTCGATCTTGCTGGCGTTTTCCGCATAGTACTCCGCCTTGGCGAAGTTTCCGCGACCTTTTTCGAGCTCGGAGAGCGTGAGCAGAGCCTCGCCGTTGAGCGGGTCCTTATCAACCACTTCAGCCAGGAAACCAGCGGCTCCATCGACGTCGTCCGACTCCATGGCCAGACGAGCCTTCAGGTTGAGCAAATCGGTATCCTGCTTGTCGGAGAGCTCCATGCTCGGGGCCGACTCCAGCTTCGCGATCAAGCTTTTTGCGGCATCGAGCTCGCCCATGAAAATGAGGGAGTTGGCCACTTCCAGCATGCGGTAGGGACGGGCTCCGCCTTCATCCATGGCCTTCAAATAGCTGTCAAGGGCCTCTTCCACCAGACCTTCGTTGACCATCAAGTCTCCATGCAGAGCGAGAGCCGCTCCATCGGCTTTGCCGAGATCCTTCACGACCGTCAGGTTGGCGGCGGCCTTCTCAGTGCTGCCCACAGCGATGAACTGATTGGCCTGAAG from Pelagicoccus sp. SDUM812003 includes the following:
- the purL gene encoding phosphoribosylformylglycinamidine synthase, which produces MIILRGAPSHSDFRLQKLIAALRSANLPVRSIYAEFVHVAEIDGELDDQELDVLKKLLTYGPKIESHEPKGLLRVVAPRPGTLSPWSSKATDIARICGLTKLERVERAVAFWVETEGAADLDDAQLKALDAKLHDRMTQAVFGSQEELSVLFRHEEPKPFTTVPVISGGRDALVEANKSLGLALAEDEIDYLVENFQKLGRDPVDVELMMFAQANSEHCRHKIFNASWDIDGQAQEKSLFKMIKNTFEMRSEGILSAYKDNAAVFEGSKGNRFFADPKTNTYAPSLEDIAILCKVETHNHPTAISPFPGAATGSGGEIRDEGATGIGSKPKAGLTGFTVSNLKLPDAPQPWEKDFGKPERIVSALDIMIDGPLGGAAFNNEFGRPNILGYFRTFEMAVPARSESSDLKSQMGSNDKPLELVGYHKPIMLAGGLGNIRHEHIEKGIVNAGDKLVVLGGPTMLIGLGGGAASSIDSGSGNEDLDFASVQRDNPEMERRCQEVIDRCWALGAENPIAFIHDVGAGGLSNAMPELVNDAGKGGIFDLRKINNDEPGMSPLEIWCNESQERYVMAIPADRIEAFEAICKRERCPYAIIGEATDERQLILDDPHFGNRPIDLPLDVLLGKPPRMHRSEKSLKRPQEALKLDGVTLEEAAKRVLSHPTVADKTFLITIGDRTVTGLIHRDQMVGPWQVPVADCAVTASSFDGYTGEAMSMGERTPAAVNSSAAAARLAVGEALTNLAAAQIGDLKQVNLSANWMAAPNVEGDGADLYDAVKAVGMELCPELGVTIPVGKDSMSMSTVWQDEQGEKRMTAPISLIISAFARCSDIRLSLTPQLIQETDTSLILIDLGRGKNRLGSSILAQTLSQMGEGNPDVDSLEDLKNFWNAIQQLGKEQKLLAYHDRSDGGLFAAAVEMAFAGHVGVDLEVPADSDAFAALFAEELGALIQVRDADQAAVFEVLRVHGLDTCSSVVGTLNRDFDLKVLQGGEAIYENGLSELRAIWSDVTFRMQSLRDNPESAASEHTIRQDQSDPGISPKVTFDLDDLKFEISNLKSQPKLAVLREQGVNGEVEMAGAFYRAGFECIDVHMTDVLSGAVSLADFKGLAACGGFSYGDVLGAGEGWAKSILFNAKAREEFQAFFEREDTFSLGVCNGCQMLSNLHELIPGTGHWPHFVQNRSERYEGRLVSVKIEKSPSVLFAGMEGSVLPIAVAHGEGRAEFKSPEAAKACDGSGLVSARYVDNKHQATEAYPLNPNGSPYGITSLTSEDGRATILMPHPERVFRTAQLSWAPKEWGEDSPWMRLFRNARVFVG
- a CDS encoding MFS transporter, producing MTSKEKQSAKPETRLDRLYDLINGEEETRVCRDIPESACKHLPRNYFAYLASNIFSKIGDELSSARLVLPWLFSALGAPASLIGFIVPLREAGVLIPQLAVAAYLRRMPVRKRAWLLGGVVSGLCLLGIGLFSSKFQGAQAGFFALALLTVYSVGRGICSVSAKDVIGKTVSKKRRGTLMGYSSSVSSAALLALGLWLAFLQSSSQGESLSYSLLTYAGFLWLASLLCFSLIKEEPGATDGSGSAWKAAVENMSLLKTDKVFRHYLLTRGLLLSVALAPPYYALLSQQRGENASALGLLIVAGGLAGTVSGPIWGKLADRSSRLTMVFGALGAGALGIGIYAADLGIGPSWASQSWVQASLFFGVNVCYGGVRLGRKAYLVDMVSGDKSGYVAVGNTLTGAALLLLGSIGALADAIGASGAIAMLALLAFAGAASAFRLKEVSG
- a CDS encoding N-acetylmuramoyl-L-alanine amidase; this translates as MDLTIRHSRLGMMLRFASFACCCMMTVALWAEPAEQLKLPVDWERLEAFQGRVERADFERELREIYAPGGRWEDWMRFDEGGVWIRRSADESEAYYLAFARSGETEPTRRSSGLGGLKIAIDPGHLGGRWAEMERRHFAIGDGEAVREGDLTLATAKRLRALLSERGAEVWLTREDDQPATRYRAEDYFAEADRRLAESGLSESEETYEEQRNLLAERLFYRDGEIRARARRLNWMIRPDLALALHVNAVGWPDPENPSLVDQNDLHVLVNGCYLPSEVADDAQRFEMVWRIVNGYHEQEIALARTMARTMVEATGLPPYQYSGDNAISMDEEGYIWARNLLANRVFDCPVVFLEPWTANSKAVYQWAALGDYEGKRLVGGEEVKSLPALYAAFVFEALLRHFGE
- a CDS encoding response regulator — encoded protein: MPSETQKPHQIPAEIVLQLNSQLDALLRLHSQIGLELCKDALEVLSDYAFVASPKGDITFANAALSKLIGDNPTRPYTWLASPLRNVELRSSATGLVWIPSLGRSSIPGYLVTRPHQEMLLGIIRPCSPEDLGSEESASAASSLQCCLELIEMSSDGLAAIDAAGVIEFANQAFATHHGSLSPASLLGKPWRALLADEAAKRFDSEILPSMEFSGNWSGALMRDAERQNDLSIEHSFVLRPHGGALICSKGTTRGQTSETPADDIRQETEQLYKQLDQAIAKANQSALEAELANQAKSAFLASMSHEIRTPMNAVIGLTNILLETELDKEQKDFLETIRASGDSLLVLINDILDFSKIESDKLELESEPIDLRACVEEALDLLAEKASAKGLELCYEAHPEVPFSVLGDVTRLRQILVNLLGNAVKFSETGQIEVLIRPRETSAEACAIEFEVRDSGIGIPKDKQDRLFKSFSQVDSSTTRKYGGTGLGLAISKKLSELMGGRMWLKSEAGEGASFFFTIVAPATKPVHYSPQQDNEGRRLLSGKPVLLIEPNPTLRAKILRTLTLWRAVARTAADGQTAAQMMRKQAYALVLCDSSVDATPIFAANLRPPPDPARPKPRLVQLTPFGKRPTSDRWDGSVAKPIKLGSLLEALGAALKCEDVTSLKVAKPHSDTRDLGKRFPLKILLAEDNPVNQKVGRLILKQIAYSCDLAEDGTQVLEALETTSYDVVLMDIQMPELDGYETTREIIHRFPPERRPYIIALTANAMQGDRDQALAAGMQDYLSKPIRVNEIATALEKAYHLSLDQAN